From a single Methanofollis sp. W23 genomic region:
- a CDS encoding undecaprenyl diphosphate synthase family protein: protein MIRWFYERLLLRDLNRPPEQICFMITGEDMLEAPEKIIEATGWCREVGIQGTTFHISTDQPEQIRGCLPTIRRIGEIARLTLHYADTVETIGEGMEVTVAVGMSGREEITACIREIAREGAAPDEINEEMIERHLTFTCMPDLVIKTGGNYLTDFLIWQSVYSELFFLDVNWKWFRKVDFLRAIRDYQSRARRFGT from the coding sequence CTCCTTCTCAGGGATCTTAACAGGCCCCCTGAGCAGATCTGCTTTATGATCACCGGAGAGGACATGCTCGAAGCGCCAGAAAAGATCATTGAGGCGACCGGGTGGTGCCGGGAGGTGGGGATCCAGGGGACGACCTTCCACATCTCCACCGACCAACCTGAACAGATCAGAGGGTGTCTCCCGACGATCCGGAGGATCGGAGAGATCGCCAGACTCACTCTCCACTATGCAGACACCGTCGAGACCATCGGCGAGGGGATGGAGGTGACCGTCGCCGTCGGGATGAGCGGGCGCGAGGAGATCACCGCATGTATCAGAGAGATCGCCAGGGAAGGGGCAGCGCCTGATGAGATCAATGAGGAGATGATCGAACGCCACCTCACCTTCACCTGCATGCCAGACCTGGTGATCAAGACTGGCGGCAATTATCTCACCGACTTTCTCATCTGGCAGTCAGTCTATTCCGAGCTCTTCTTCCTTGACGTGAACTGGAAGTGGTTCAGAAAAGTGGACTTTCTCAGGGCGATCAGGGACTATCAGTCCAGGGCCCG